One genomic window of Maribacter aquivivus includes the following:
- the yajC gene encoding preprotein translocase subunit YajC — protein sequence MGDIGQFLPMILIFVVAYFFMIRPQMKRQKDEKKFSAELKRGDRVITKSGLHGKVVDLNDKDSSCVLETMAGKLKFDRSAISMEMSAKLNAPEKK from the coding sequence GATGATTTTGATTTTTGTGGTTGCATATTTTTTTATGATCAGACCTCAAATGAAAAGACAAAAGGATGAAAAGAAATTTTCAGCAGAATTAAAACGTGGTGATCGTGTTATTACCAAAAGTGGTCTGCACGGAAAAGTAGTAGATTTGAATGATAAAGATTCTTCTTGTGTTTTGGAAACAATGGCAGGAAAATTAAAGTTTGATAGATCTGCCATTTCCATGGAAATGAGCGCTAAATTAAACGCTCCAGAAAAGAAATAA
- a CDS encoding YdeI/OmpD-associated family protein: MEKQEKLEEFFTAAHRFKNEVAELRTLALACGMTETYKWSFPTYMVDNKNIIAINKFKNHFGIWFFNGVFLSDPKNVLENAQEGKTMAMRHWKFSSLEEINKTEITAYINEAIENHKKGLEIKVNRKPKTKIVIPTHLSITLENNNDIKAAFNKLTYSKQKDYAEYIATAKQEKTKLSRLEKIVPLILAGRGINDQYKK; this comes from the coding sequence ATGGAAAAGCAAGAGAAATTAGAGGAATTCTTTACAGCTGCGCATCGTTTTAAAAATGAAGTAGCTGAATTAAGAACTCTTGCCTTAGCCTGTGGAATGACAGAAACTTACAAATGGAGTTTCCCCACATATATGGTAGATAATAAAAACATTATCGCTATAAATAAATTTAAAAACCACTTCGGAATTTGGTTCTTTAACGGAGTATTTTTGAGTGATCCAAAAAATGTATTAGAAAATGCACAAGAAGGAAAAACCATGGCAATGCGACATTGGAAATTTTCATCACTTGAAGAAATCAACAAAACAGAAATTACAGCTTACATAAATGAAGCTATTGAAAATCATAAGAAGGGATTAGAAATAAAAGTAAATAGAAAGCCGAAAACGAAAATCGTAATTCCTACTCACCTATCGATTACACTTGAAAACAACAATGACATAAAAGCTGCTTTCAACAAATTAACCTATTCCAAACAAAAAGACTATGCCGAGTACATTGCAACCGCTAAACAAGAGAAAACAAAACTATCTAGATTAGAAAAGATAGTTCCGTTGATATTAGCAGGCAGGGGAATAAATGACCAATACAAGAAGTAA